Proteins from a single region of Haliaeetus albicilla chromosome Z, bHalAlb1.1, whole genome shotgun sequence:
- the PPIP5K2 gene encoding inositol hexakisphosphate and diphosphoinositol-pentakisphosphate kinase 2 isoform X11 yields MSVNTTANDPPRFFVGGEDGEELLDSARSTDYEHFYDHGEEEEEEYDSPPERQIAVGICSMAKKSKSKPMKEILERLSMFKYITVVIFEEDVILNEPVENWPLCDCLISFHSKGFPLDKAVAYAKLRNPFIINDLNMQYHIQDRREVYGILKAEGILLPRYAVLNRDPNNPQECNLIEGEDHVEVNGEIFQKPFVEKPVSAEDHNVYIYYPTSAGGGSQRLFRKIGSRSSVYSPESSVRKTGSYIYEEFMPTDGTDVKVYTVGPDYAHAEARKSPALDGKVERDSEGKEVRYPVILNAREKLIAWKVCLAFKQTVCGFDLLRANGQSYVCDVNGFSFVKNSMKYYDDCAKILGNIIMRELAPQFQIPWSIPLEAEDIPIVPTTSGTMMELRCVIAVIRHGDRTPKQKMKMEVKHQKFFDLFEKCDGYKSGKLKLKKPKQLQAMLDIARQLLVELGQNNDSEIEESKAKLEQLKTVLEMYGHFSGINRKVQLTYLPHGCPKTSSEEEDNRRNEPSLLLVLKWGGELTPAGRVQAEELGRAFRCMYPGGQGDYAGFPGCGLLRLHSTYRHDLKIYASDEGRVQMTAAAFAKGLLALEGELTPILVQMVKSANMNGLLDSDSDSLSSCQHRVKARLHEILQRDREFTADDYDKLTPSGSMSLIKSMQVIKNPVKTCDKVYSLIQSLTSQIRQRMEDPKSADIQLYHSETLELMLRRWAKLEKDFKTKNGRYDISKIPDIYDCIKYDVQHNGSLKLENTMELYRLSKALADIVIPQEYGISKAEKLEIAKGYCTPLVRKIRSDLQRTQDDDTVNKLHPLYSRGVMSPERHVRTRLYFTSESHVHSLLSTLRYGALCDESKDEQWKRAMDYLNVVNELNYMTQIVIMLYEDPNKELSSEERFHVELHFSPGAKGCEEDKNLPAGYGYRPASRENEGSKKTSHRNDSDEEAHAPKRDEADRSVVMFKPMVSDPIHIHRKSPLPRSRKIGSVEVLSESNSNLRTPRTILEQKQSGLGSHCAGLFSTSVLGGSSSAPNLQDYARTHRKKLTSSGFIDGFELYSMVPSICPLETLHNSLSLKQVDEFLASVAAPSRENLQETSSPAYMIPLPGRKISLNTYTPAKIQPTPLETLPERLAIEKPTLSTRGSSVCVSNVKLSLEEVSLDVELSGETLSEKK; encoded by the exons ATGTCTGTTAACACAACAGCGAATGATCCTCCTAGATTCTTTGTgggtggagaagatggagaagaaTTATTGGATTCAGCCAGATCTACAGATTATGAACACTTCTATGACCatggggaagaagaggaggaagagtaTGACTCT CCACCAGAAAGACAAATTGCAGTTGGGATTTGTTCAATGGCTAAGAAGTCTAAGTCCAAACCAATGAAAGAAATTCTTGAACGCCTCTCCATGTTTAAGTACATAACTGTGGTAATATTTGAAGAGGATGTTATTTTGAATGAGCCAGTAGAAAACTGGCCTTTATGTGACTgtctgatttcttttcattctaAAG gatTTCCACTGGACAAAGCAGTTGCCTATGCAAAACTCAGGAATCCATTCATAATCAATGACTTGAATATGCAGTATCACATACAAGACAG gAGAGAAGTATATGGTATTCTTAAAGCTGAAGGCATTTTACTTCCTCGCTATGCAGTTCTGAACCGTGATCCAAACAATCCCCAAG AATGCAACTTGATTGAAGGAGAAGATCACGTGGAAGTGAATGGAGAAATTTTCCAAAAGCCTTTTGTAGAAAAGCCAGTTAGTGCTGAGGACCACAATGTTTACATTTATTACCCAACATCTGCTGGGGGTGGAAGCCAGAGGCTCTTTCGAAAG aTCGGCAGCAGAAGCAGCGTTTATTCCCCTGAAAGCAGTGTGAGAAAAACAGGCTCCTATATTTATGAGGAATTCATGCCTACAGATGGCACTGATGTGAAG GTGTACACAGTAGGTCCAGACTACGCTCATGCTGAGGCCCGGAAGTCTCCAGCTCTGGATGGCAAGGTAGAACGAGATAGTGAAGGAAAAGAAGTGAGGTATCCAGTCATCCTGAATGCAAGAGAGAAGTTAATTGCTTGGAAAGTATGCCTTGCCTTTAAA caaacagtTTGTGGCTTTGATTTGCTGCGTGCAAATGGACAGTCCTATGTCTGTGATGTGAATGGCTTCAGTTTTGTGAAAAACTCCATGAAATACTATGATGATTGTGCTAAGATACTGGG AAATATCATAATGAGAGAACTTGCTCCCCAGTTTCAGATACCATGGTCAATTCCTTTGGAAGCTGAAGACATCCCTATTGTGCCAACCACGTCTGGAACAAT GATGGAGCTTAGATGTGTTATAGCTGTAATACGCCATGGGGACcgaacaccaaaacaaaaaatgaaaatggaagtaAAACATCAGAA GTTTTTTGATCTCTTTGAAAAATGTGATGGATATAAATCTGGAaaactaaaactgaaaaaaccaaaacagttgCAGGCAa TGCTTGATATAGCAAGGCAACTCCTTGTAGAACTTGGCCAAAACAATGATTCTGAAATTGAAGAAAGTAAAGCAAAACTTGAACAGCTAAAGACTGTGTTAGAAAT GTATGGCCATTTTTCAGGCATAAATCGCAAAGTTCAGTTGACATATCTTCCTCATGGTTGCCCAAAGACTTCCAGTGAAGAGGAAG ATAATAGAAGAAATGAGCCATCCCTGCTTCTGGTTCTaaaatggggaggagaattgacCCCTGCAGGCAGGGTTCAAGCAGAGGAACTTGGAAGGGCTTTCAGGTGTATGTATCCAGGTGgacaag GAGATTATGCTGGATTTCCTGGATGTGGTTTACTTAGATTACATAGCACTTACCGACATGATCTCAAAATCTACGCTTCTGATGAGGGACGAGTTCAGATGACTGCAGCAGCTTTTGCAAAG GGACTACTGGCCTTAGAGGGAGAGCTGACTCCTATTCTTGTCCAGATGGTAAAAAGTGCCAATATGAATGGTCTGTTGGACAGTGACAGTGATTCTTTAAGCAGCTGTCAGCATCGTGTTAAAGCAAGACTCCATGAAATTCTCCAGAGAGACAGAGAATTTACTGCTGATGACTATGATAAG cTTACTCCATCTGGAAGCATGTCATTGATAAAATCAATGCAGGTTATTAAAAATCCTGTAAAGACATGTGACAAGGTCTATTCCTTGATCCAGAGCTTGACTTCGCAGATCAGGCAAAGAATGGAAGATCCAAAGTCTGCAG ATATTCAGCTGTACCACAGTGAAACACTAGAACTGATGCTGCGCAGGTGGGCCAAGCTggaaaaagactttaaaacaaaaaatggaagATATGATATTAGCAAAATTCCCGATATTTATGACTGTATAAAATATGACGTGCAGCACAATGGCTCCttaaaattagaaaacacaATGGAATTATACAGGCTTTCAAAGGCTTTAGCTGACATTGTGATTCCTCAG GAATATGGTATTTCTAAGGCTGAGAAACTAGAGATTGCCAAAGGTTACTGCACTCCTCTAGTTAGAAAAATCCGTTCTGACCTTCAGAGGACTCAAGATGATGATACTGTAAATAAGCTTCACCCTCT ttacTCCAGGGGTGTTATGTCCCCTGAACGCCATGTTCGTACACGGCTGTATTTCACCAGCGAGAGTCATGTCCACTCCCTGTTATCCACCCTTCGTTATGGTGCCTTATGTGAT GAATCAAAAGATGAACAATGGAAACGAGCTATGGATTATTTAAATGTTGTCAATGAACTCAATTACATGACACAGATTGTTATCATGCTTTACGAGGATCCAAACAAG GAACTTTCTTCAGAAGAACGTTTTCATGTAGAGCTGCACTTTAGTCCAGGAGCCAAAGGTTGTGAGGAAGATAAAAATTTACCAGCTGGGTATGGATACAGACCTGCCTCCAGAGAG AATGAAGGCTCAAAGAAAACCTCTCATAGAAATGATAGTGATGAGGAGGCACACGCTCCTAAAAGAGATGAAGCAGACCGGTCAGTAGTGATGTTCAAGCCAATGGTATCAGACCCAATTCACATACACAGAAAGTCACCCCTTCCAAGATCCAGGAAGATTGGTTCTGTTGAA GTCTTATCAGAAAGCAATAGTAACTTACGAACACCAAGAACTATTCTGGAACAAAAGCAGAGTGGTCTAG GGTCTCACTGTGCGGGCCTGTTTAGCACCTCAGTGCTCGGGGGTTCTTCAAGTGCACCTAACCTACAGGATTATGCTCGTACTCATCGTAAAAAGCTGACTTCTTCTGGCTTCATAGATG gttTTGAACTGTATTCCATGGTGCCTTCTATTTGCCCTTTGGAAACTCTACACAACTCCTTGTCTCTGAAGCAGGTGGATGAATTTCTTGCCTCTGTTGCTGCTCCATCGAGGGAAAATCTACAGGAGACAT CTTCTCCAGCTTACATGATTCCACtgccaggaagaaaaatttctttaaatacataCACCCCTGCAAAAATTCAACCAACACCACTTGAAACTTTGCCTGAAAGGCTAGCAATAGAGAAACCAACCTTAT
- the PPIP5K2 gene encoding inositol hexakisphosphate and diphosphoinositol-pentakisphosphate kinase 2 isoform X3, whose protein sequence is MSVNTTANDPPRFFVGGEDGEELLDSARSTDYEHFYDHGEEEEEEYDSPPERQIAVGICSMAKKSKSKPMKEILERLSMFKYITVVIFEEDVILNEPVENWPLCDCLISFHSKGFPLDKAVAYAKLRNPFIINDLNMQYHIQDRREVYGILKAEGILLPRYAVLNRDPNNPQECNLIEGEDHVEVNGEIFQKPFVEKPVSAEDHNVYIYYPTSAGGGSQRLFRKIGSRSSVYSPESSVRKTGSYIYEEFMPTDGTDVKVYTVGPDYAHAEARKSPALDGKVERDSEGKEVRYPVILNAREKLIAWKVCLAFKQTVCGFDLLRANGQSYVCDVNGFSFVKNSMKYYDDCAKILGNIIMRELAPQFQIPWSIPLEAEDIPIVPTTSGTMMELRCVIAVIRHGDRTPKQKMKMEVKHQKFFDLFEKCDGYKSGKLKLKKPKQLQAMLDIARQLLVELGQNNDSEIEESKAKLEQLKTVLEMYGHFSGINRKVQLTYLPHGCPKTSSEEEDNRRNEPSLLLVLKWGGELTPAGRVQAEELGRAFRCMYPGGQGDYAGFPGCGLLRLHSTYRHDLKIYASDEGRVQMTAAAFAKGLLALEGELTPILVQMVKSANMNGLLDSDSDSLSSCQHRVKARLHEILQRDREFTADDYDKLTPSGSMSLIKSMQVIKNPVKTCDKVYSLIQSLTSQIRQRMEDPKSADIQLYHSETLELMLRRWAKLEKDFKTKNGRYDISKIPDIYDCIKYDVQHNGSLKLENTMELYRLSKALADIVIPQEYGISKAEKLEIAKGYCTPLVRKIRSDLQRTQDDDTVNKLHPLYSRGVMSPERHVRTRLYFTSESHVHSLLSTLRYGALCDESKDEQWKRAMDYLNVVNELNYMTQIVIMLYEDPNKELSSEERFHVELHFSPGAKGCEEDKNLPAGYGYRPASRENEGSKKTSHRNDSDEEAHAPKRDEADRSVVMFKPMVSDPIHIHRKSPLPRSRKIGSVEEESPLSVSSPECIGTWLHYTSGVGTGRRRRRSGEQITSSPVSPKSLAFTSSIFGSWQQVLSESNSNLRTPRTILEQKQSGLDTTRGSAVKRFSISFARHPTNEHPHLFRCWSISSVEFLGSSGFELYSMVPSICPLETLHNSLSLKQVDEFLASVAAPSRENLQETSSPAYMIPLPGRKISLNTYTPAKIQPTPLETLPERLAIEKPTLSTRGSSVCVSNVKLSLEEVSLDVELSGETLSEKK, encoded by the exons ATGTCTGTTAACACAACAGCGAATGATCCTCCTAGATTCTTTGTgggtggagaagatggagaagaaTTATTGGATTCAGCCAGATCTACAGATTATGAACACTTCTATGACCatggggaagaagaggaggaagagtaTGACTCT CCACCAGAAAGACAAATTGCAGTTGGGATTTGTTCAATGGCTAAGAAGTCTAAGTCCAAACCAATGAAAGAAATTCTTGAACGCCTCTCCATGTTTAAGTACATAACTGTGGTAATATTTGAAGAGGATGTTATTTTGAATGAGCCAGTAGAAAACTGGCCTTTATGTGACTgtctgatttcttttcattctaAAG gatTTCCACTGGACAAAGCAGTTGCCTATGCAAAACTCAGGAATCCATTCATAATCAATGACTTGAATATGCAGTATCACATACAAGACAG gAGAGAAGTATATGGTATTCTTAAAGCTGAAGGCATTTTACTTCCTCGCTATGCAGTTCTGAACCGTGATCCAAACAATCCCCAAG AATGCAACTTGATTGAAGGAGAAGATCACGTGGAAGTGAATGGAGAAATTTTCCAAAAGCCTTTTGTAGAAAAGCCAGTTAGTGCTGAGGACCACAATGTTTACATTTATTACCCAACATCTGCTGGGGGTGGAAGCCAGAGGCTCTTTCGAAAG aTCGGCAGCAGAAGCAGCGTTTATTCCCCTGAAAGCAGTGTGAGAAAAACAGGCTCCTATATTTATGAGGAATTCATGCCTACAGATGGCACTGATGTGAAG GTGTACACAGTAGGTCCAGACTACGCTCATGCTGAGGCCCGGAAGTCTCCAGCTCTGGATGGCAAGGTAGAACGAGATAGTGAAGGAAAAGAAGTGAGGTATCCAGTCATCCTGAATGCAAGAGAGAAGTTAATTGCTTGGAAAGTATGCCTTGCCTTTAAA caaacagtTTGTGGCTTTGATTTGCTGCGTGCAAATGGACAGTCCTATGTCTGTGATGTGAATGGCTTCAGTTTTGTGAAAAACTCCATGAAATACTATGATGATTGTGCTAAGATACTGGG AAATATCATAATGAGAGAACTTGCTCCCCAGTTTCAGATACCATGGTCAATTCCTTTGGAAGCTGAAGACATCCCTATTGTGCCAACCACGTCTGGAACAAT GATGGAGCTTAGATGTGTTATAGCTGTAATACGCCATGGGGACcgaacaccaaaacaaaaaatgaaaatggaagtaAAACATCAGAA GTTTTTTGATCTCTTTGAAAAATGTGATGGATATAAATCTGGAaaactaaaactgaaaaaaccaaaacagttgCAGGCAa TGCTTGATATAGCAAGGCAACTCCTTGTAGAACTTGGCCAAAACAATGATTCTGAAATTGAAGAAAGTAAAGCAAAACTTGAACAGCTAAAGACTGTGTTAGAAAT GTATGGCCATTTTTCAGGCATAAATCGCAAAGTTCAGTTGACATATCTTCCTCATGGTTGCCCAAAGACTTCCAGTGAAGAGGAAG ATAATAGAAGAAATGAGCCATCCCTGCTTCTGGTTCTaaaatggggaggagaattgacCCCTGCAGGCAGGGTTCAAGCAGAGGAACTTGGAAGGGCTTTCAGGTGTATGTATCCAGGTGgacaag GAGATTATGCTGGATTTCCTGGATGTGGTTTACTTAGATTACATAGCACTTACCGACATGATCTCAAAATCTACGCTTCTGATGAGGGACGAGTTCAGATGACTGCAGCAGCTTTTGCAAAG GGACTACTGGCCTTAGAGGGAGAGCTGACTCCTATTCTTGTCCAGATGGTAAAAAGTGCCAATATGAATGGTCTGTTGGACAGTGACAGTGATTCTTTAAGCAGCTGTCAGCATCGTGTTAAAGCAAGACTCCATGAAATTCTCCAGAGAGACAGAGAATTTACTGCTGATGACTATGATAAG cTTACTCCATCTGGAAGCATGTCATTGATAAAATCAATGCAGGTTATTAAAAATCCTGTAAAGACATGTGACAAGGTCTATTCCTTGATCCAGAGCTTGACTTCGCAGATCAGGCAAAGAATGGAAGATCCAAAGTCTGCAG ATATTCAGCTGTACCACAGTGAAACACTAGAACTGATGCTGCGCAGGTGGGCCAAGCTggaaaaagactttaaaacaaaaaatggaagATATGATATTAGCAAAATTCCCGATATTTATGACTGTATAAAATATGACGTGCAGCACAATGGCTCCttaaaattagaaaacacaATGGAATTATACAGGCTTTCAAAGGCTTTAGCTGACATTGTGATTCCTCAG GAATATGGTATTTCTAAGGCTGAGAAACTAGAGATTGCCAAAGGTTACTGCACTCCTCTAGTTAGAAAAATCCGTTCTGACCTTCAGAGGACTCAAGATGATGATACTGTAAATAAGCTTCACCCTCT ttacTCCAGGGGTGTTATGTCCCCTGAACGCCATGTTCGTACACGGCTGTATTTCACCAGCGAGAGTCATGTCCACTCCCTGTTATCCACCCTTCGTTATGGTGCCTTATGTGAT GAATCAAAAGATGAACAATGGAAACGAGCTATGGATTATTTAAATGTTGTCAATGAACTCAATTACATGACACAGATTGTTATCATGCTTTACGAGGATCCAAACAAG GAACTTTCTTCAGAAGAACGTTTTCATGTAGAGCTGCACTTTAGTCCAGGAGCCAAAGGTTGTGAGGAAGATAAAAATTTACCAGCTGGGTATGGATACAGACCTGCCTCCAGAGAG AATGAAGGCTCAAAGAAAACCTCTCATAGAAATGATAGTGATGAGGAGGCACACGCTCCTAAAAGAGATGAAGCAGACCGGTCAGTAGTGATGTTCAAGCCAATGGTATCAGACCCAATTCACATACACAGAAAGTCACCCCTTCCAAGATCCAGGAAGATTGGTTCTGTTGAA GAAGAGAGCCCCCTGAGTGTGTCTAGCCCAGAGTGTATTGGTACCTGGCTGCATTACACCAGTGGTGTGGGTACTGGGCGTCGAAGACGCAGATCAGGGGAACAAATCACTTCTTCCCCTGTCTCCCCTAAATCATTGGCTTTCACATCCAGTATTTTTGGCTCATGGCAACAG GTCTTATCAGAAAGCAATAGTAACTTACGAACACCAAGAACTATTCTGGAACAAAAGCAGAGTGGTCTAG acACCACACGCGGTTCTGCTGTTAAAAGGTTTTCTATCTCATTTGCTCGACACCCAACCAATG AACACCCACACCTCTTTAGGTGCTGGTCCATTTCCTCTGTGGAATTTCTAGGCTCCAGTG gttTTGAACTGTATTCCATGGTGCCTTCTATTTGCCCTTTGGAAACTCTACACAACTCCTTGTCTCTGAAGCAGGTGGATGAATTTCTTGCCTCTGTTGCTGCTCCATCGAGGGAAAATCTACAGGAGACAT CTTCTCCAGCTTACATGATTCCACtgccaggaagaaaaatttctttaaatacataCACCCCTGCAAAAATTCAACCAACACCACTTGAAACTTTGCCTGAAAGGCTAGCAATAGAGAAACCAACCTTAT
- the PPIP5K2 gene encoding inositol hexakisphosphate and diphosphoinositol-pentakisphosphate kinase 2 isoform X7 yields MSVNTTANDPPRFFVGGEDGEELLDSARSTDYEHFYDHGEEEEEEYDSPPERQIAVGICSMAKKSKSKPMKEILERLSMFKYITVVIFEEDVILNEPVENWPLCDCLISFHSKGFPLDKAVAYAKLRNPFIINDLNMQYHIQDRREVYGILKAEGILLPRYAVLNRDPNNPQECNLIEGEDHVEVNGEIFQKPFVEKPVSAEDHNVYIYYPTSAGGGSQRLFRKIGSRSSVYSPESSVRKTGSYIYEEFMPTDGTDVKVYTVGPDYAHAEARKSPALDGKVERDSEGKEVRYPVILNAREKLIAWKVCLAFKQTVCGFDLLRANGQSYVCDVNGFSFVKNSMKYYDDCAKILGNIIMRELAPQFQIPWSIPLEAEDIPIVPTTSGTMMELRCVIAVIRHGDRTPKQKMKMEVKHQKFFDLFEKCDGYKSGKLKLKKPKQLQAMLDIARQLLVELGQNNDSEIEESKAKLEQLKTVLEMYGHFSGINRKVQLTYLPHGCPKTSSEEEDNRRNEPSLLLVLKWGGELTPAGRVQAEELGRAFRCMYPGGQGDYAGFPGCGLLRLHSTYRHDLKIYASDEGRVQMTAAAFAKGLLALEGELTPILVQMVKSANMNGLLDSDSDSLSSCQHRVKARLHEILQRDREFTADDYDKLTPSGSMSLIKSMQVIKNPVKTCDKVYSLIQSLTSQIRQRMEDPKSADIQLYHSETLELMLRRWAKLEKDFKTKNGRYDISKIPDIYDCIKYDVQHNGSLKLENTMELYRLSKALADIVIPQEYGISKAEKLEIAKGYCTPLVRKIRSDLQRTQDDDTVNKLHPLYSRGVMSPERHVRTRLYFTSESHVHSLLSTLRYGALCDESKDEQWKRAMDYLNVVNELNYMTQIVIMLYEDPNKELSSEERFHVELHFSPGAKGCEEDKNLPAGYGYRPASRENEGSKKTSHRNDSDEEAHAPKRDEADRSVVMFKPMVSDPIHIHRKSPLPRSRKIGSVEEESPLSVSSPECIGTWLHYTSGVGTGRRRRRSGEQITSSPVSPKSLAFTSSIFGSWQQVLSESNSNLRTPRTILEQKQSGLDTTRGSAVKRFSISFARHPTNGFELYSMVPSICPLETLHNSLSLKQVDEFLASVAAPSRENLQETSSPAYMIPLPGRKISLNTYTPAKIQPTPLETLPERLAIEKPTLSTRGSSVCVSNVKLSLEEVSLDVELSGETLSEKK; encoded by the exons ATGTCTGTTAACACAACAGCGAATGATCCTCCTAGATTCTTTGTgggtggagaagatggagaagaaTTATTGGATTCAGCCAGATCTACAGATTATGAACACTTCTATGACCatggggaagaagaggaggaagagtaTGACTCT CCACCAGAAAGACAAATTGCAGTTGGGATTTGTTCAATGGCTAAGAAGTCTAAGTCCAAACCAATGAAAGAAATTCTTGAACGCCTCTCCATGTTTAAGTACATAACTGTGGTAATATTTGAAGAGGATGTTATTTTGAATGAGCCAGTAGAAAACTGGCCTTTATGTGACTgtctgatttcttttcattctaAAG gatTTCCACTGGACAAAGCAGTTGCCTATGCAAAACTCAGGAATCCATTCATAATCAATGACTTGAATATGCAGTATCACATACAAGACAG gAGAGAAGTATATGGTATTCTTAAAGCTGAAGGCATTTTACTTCCTCGCTATGCAGTTCTGAACCGTGATCCAAACAATCCCCAAG AATGCAACTTGATTGAAGGAGAAGATCACGTGGAAGTGAATGGAGAAATTTTCCAAAAGCCTTTTGTAGAAAAGCCAGTTAGTGCTGAGGACCACAATGTTTACATTTATTACCCAACATCTGCTGGGGGTGGAAGCCAGAGGCTCTTTCGAAAG aTCGGCAGCAGAAGCAGCGTTTATTCCCCTGAAAGCAGTGTGAGAAAAACAGGCTCCTATATTTATGAGGAATTCATGCCTACAGATGGCACTGATGTGAAG GTGTACACAGTAGGTCCAGACTACGCTCATGCTGAGGCCCGGAAGTCTCCAGCTCTGGATGGCAAGGTAGAACGAGATAGTGAAGGAAAAGAAGTGAGGTATCCAGTCATCCTGAATGCAAGAGAGAAGTTAATTGCTTGGAAAGTATGCCTTGCCTTTAAA caaacagtTTGTGGCTTTGATTTGCTGCGTGCAAATGGACAGTCCTATGTCTGTGATGTGAATGGCTTCAGTTTTGTGAAAAACTCCATGAAATACTATGATGATTGTGCTAAGATACTGGG AAATATCATAATGAGAGAACTTGCTCCCCAGTTTCAGATACCATGGTCAATTCCTTTGGAAGCTGAAGACATCCCTATTGTGCCAACCACGTCTGGAACAAT GATGGAGCTTAGATGTGTTATAGCTGTAATACGCCATGGGGACcgaacaccaaaacaaaaaatgaaaatggaagtaAAACATCAGAA GTTTTTTGATCTCTTTGAAAAATGTGATGGATATAAATCTGGAaaactaaaactgaaaaaaccaaaacagttgCAGGCAa TGCTTGATATAGCAAGGCAACTCCTTGTAGAACTTGGCCAAAACAATGATTCTGAAATTGAAGAAAGTAAAGCAAAACTTGAACAGCTAAAGACTGTGTTAGAAAT GTATGGCCATTTTTCAGGCATAAATCGCAAAGTTCAGTTGACATATCTTCCTCATGGTTGCCCAAAGACTTCCAGTGAAGAGGAAG ATAATAGAAGAAATGAGCCATCCCTGCTTCTGGTTCTaaaatggggaggagaattgacCCCTGCAGGCAGGGTTCAAGCAGAGGAACTTGGAAGGGCTTTCAGGTGTATGTATCCAGGTGgacaag GAGATTATGCTGGATTTCCTGGATGTGGTTTACTTAGATTACATAGCACTTACCGACATGATCTCAAAATCTACGCTTCTGATGAGGGACGAGTTCAGATGACTGCAGCAGCTTTTGCAAAG GGACTACTGGCCTTAGAGGGAGAGCTGACTCCTATTCTTGTCCAGATGGTAAAAAGTGCCAATATGAATGGTCTGTTGGACAGTGACAGTGATTCTTTAAGCAGCTGTCAGCATCGTGTTAAAGCAAGACTCCATGAAATTCTCCAGAGAGACAGAGAATTTACTGCTGATGACTATGATAAG cTTACTCCATCTGGAAGCATGTCATTGATAAAATCAATGCAGGTTATTAAAAATCCTGTAAAGACATGTGACAAGGTCTATTCCTTGATCCAGAGCTTGACTTCGCAGATCAGGCAAAGAATGGAAGATCCAAAGTCTGCAG ATATTCAGCTGTACCACAGTGAAACACTAGAACTGATGCTGCGCAGGTGGGCCAAGCTggaaaaagactttaaaacaaaaaatggaagATATGATATTAGCAAAATTCCCGATATTTATGACTGTATAAAATATGACGTGCAGCACAATGGCTCCttaaaattagaaaacacaATGGAATTATACAGGCTTTCAAAGGCTTTAGCTGACATTGTGATTCCTCAG GAATATGGTATTTCTAAGGCTGAGAAACTAGAGATTGCCAAAGGTTACTGCACTCCTCTAGTTAGAAAAATCCGTTCTGACCTTCAGAGGACTCAAGATGATGATACTGTAAATAAGCTTCACCCTCT ttacTCCAGGGGTGTTATGTCCCCTGAACGCCATGTTCGTACACGGCTGTATTTCACCAGCGAGAGTCATGTCCACTCCCTGTTATCCACCCTTCGTTATGGTGCCTTATGTGAT GAATCAAAAGATGAACAATGGAAACGAGCTATGGATTATTTAAATGTTGTCAATGAACTCAATTACATGACACAGATTGTTATCATGCTTTACGAGGATCCAAACAAG GAACTTTCTTCAGAAGAACGTTTTCATGTAGAGCTGCACTTTAGTCCAGGAGCCAAAGGTTGTGAGGAAGATAAAAATTTACCAGCTGGGTATGGATACAGACCTGCCTCCAGAGAG AATGAAGGCTCAAAGAAAACCTCTCATAGAAATGATAGTGATGAGGAGGCACACGCTCCTAAAAGAGATGAAGCAGACCGGTCAGTAGTGATGTTCAAGCCAATGGTATCAGACCCAATTCACATACACAGAAAGTCACCCCTTCCAAGATCCAGGAAGATTGGTTCTGTTGAA GAAGAGAGCCCCCTGAGTGTGTCTAGCCCAGAGTGTATTGGTACCTGGCTGCATTACACCAGTGGTGTGGGTACTGGGCGTCGAAGACGCAGATCAGGGGAACAAATCACTTCTTCCCCTGTCTCCCCTAAATCATTGGCTTTCACATCCAGTATTTTTGGCTCATGGCAACAG GTCTTATCAGAAAGCAATAGTAACTTACGAACACCAAGAACTATTCTGGAACAAAAGCAGAGTGGTCTAG acACCACACGCGGTTCTGCTGTTAAAAGGTTTTCTATCTCATTTGCTCGACACCCAACCAATG gttTTGAACTGTATTCCATGGTGCCTTCTATTTGCCCTTTGGAAACTCTACACAACTCCTTGTCTCTGAAGCAGGTGGATGAATTTCTTGCCTCTGTTGCTGCTCCATCGAGGGAAAATCTACAGGAGACAT CTTCTCCAGCTTACATGATTCCACtgccaggaagaaaaatttctttaaatacataCACCCCTGCAAAAATTCAACCAACACCACTTGAAACTTTGCCTGAAAGGCTAGCAATAGAGAAACCAACCTTAT